The following DNA comes from Simkania negevensis Z.
TCCTAAGATGGCATAAATTTCAGCAAGAGAAAATGTCGATGCTTCAGCATAAGGTGTTTTATCGAGTTGATCGTAGTAAGAGCGTGCTTCCCGGACAAGTTTGGTTTTGAGTTCGACATTTTCTTCTTTGAGAGCTTGTCGAAAACATCCTTCTGCAACGAGAAAATAGAGCTCGTGTTTGCGTCCTTTAACAGCTTCGATGTCTTTTCCAATGAACGGGCGTCCTTCGAGGGCTAAATGATCGTATTGATCGAGCTCATAATAACATTGCAACTTGTTGAGGATGATTTTTTCAGTGATGTCGGAACTGCTGATGGCTTCGTACGAATTGAGGGCGCTTTCATAGTTGTTTTCTTGGAGATAAATGTCGCCTAGTATTCCTAAAAAGTAATCTTTAAGTCTGCTTTTTGGGTATTTATCGAAGAAGTCCTGAATTTGTGCTTTGACAATCCCATAATCACCATCTTTCCAGAATTCTGCAATACGGCGAATGAGAAACGCTTCTTCATCCGATTCAATTTGAGTCGAGTGTGGTGGAGTTTTTTCAACGGCAAAGCTGGCAGTTGTTCCAAGTAAAAACCAAGAGAAGGTTATCAGGCGCAGACTAGACATCATAACGTTTATTCCTGTCATTTGTTTACTCTATTGAAGTTATTTTTTGATTATACTTCACTAGAGATTTTTTCAAATCAAGATTCTTTCACCCTTACCGAGTGGAAGGCATTACAGTACCTGATTCACTTTCCATCTGCAAACAAAAAGTTGACCAATGATGACACAATAGGTTAAAATGCTTGCCCCATTTATGGAGGTTTTTATGAAAATGTTCGCCTTATTCTTGTTGCTGTTACATGGAGTTTATCTTTTTAGTTGGGAAGTCTCTGTTTACCCCCGAAGTTACGTCTTAAAACAGTTTGATCAAACTGCAACAGAGTTTGCTTGGCGCTTTGAAAAATATGGAATGGTTCGCCCTTTTTCTTCTTATCATCGAAACAAAACTGAAGAAGAGCTGAGGGCTGAATTTCGCAGATTAAAAGATGATCGGTTTCAAATTTGGTACAATGCGACTCCAGGTTGGTACAACTTTGTAGAAGTGAATGAAGATTTTCTTTTTGCGGAAACCCTTTTTTATGAAGACTGCTTCCGCGCAGGGAATTGCATTGCATTTGACTACAACAATACCCATTCTTCGTTCAATTCGAGCAATATTGTGATCGGACCTGACCGGTTTCTTGCGATGGAAGGGCCCCGTTCAACGGAAGAAATGGCCTTTTTTTCACTCTTGACCACTTACCAAGTCACCCACTTGGTTCGACTTACTCCAGAGTTTGATACTCGTAAAAAATGCCATCCTTATTGGAAAGGAAGAACAGAAATAACTGATTCTGGAACGTTTTTACAGGTTTCTCTTCGGGGAGGAAGTCCTTATTCGATTCGTTACTATGAAATTGAAGATTGGGTCGATCATGATGGGATTGATCCCCATCGTCTTATTGAACTGATCCAAACGATCCGTTCAACTTATGATCCTGAGCAAGGCTTAATTGCTGTCCATTGTAGCGCAGGTGTAGGGCGAACGGGAACGTTTATTGCCGCATTTATTCTCCTCTCTGAAATTGACAGGCAATTGGAAGCAGGAGAAGAGATACGCTTAAGTATCGAAGAGCTTGTTTTTAAACTGAGTTTGCAACGAAAATACATGGTGACACGACTGGCGCAATATCAAACGTTACATGATGT
Coding sequences within:
- a CDS encoding protein-tyrosine phosphatase family protein; the encoded protein is MKMFALFLLLLHGVYLFSWEVSVYPRSYVLKQFDQTATEFAWRFEKYGMVRPFSSYHRNKTEEELRAEFRRLKDDRFQIWYNATPGWYNFVEVNEDFLFAETLFYEDCFRAGNCIAFDYNNTHSSFNSSNIVIGPDRFLAMEGPRSTEEMAFFSLLTTYQVTHLVRLTPEFDTRKKCHPYWKGRTEITDSGTFLQVSLRGGSPYSIRYYEIEDWVDHDGIDPHRLIELIQTIRSTYDPEQGLIAVHCSAGVGRTGTFIAAFILLSEIDRQLEAGEEIRLSIEELVFKLSLQRKYMVTRLAQYQTLHDVVAIYLEEHVQATP